CTTCCTGCAAATCATACATGTAACATTTCTACCTCAATCACATATCAGTAGTAATGAAGGAATAAAAATCCATTAGAGGAAAAACTGTCTGGTACGGCCAGCTGTTGTGTGTAGGCTACATCTCCCTGTTTTGTGATTCATTTGCGTTTGCGAGGTTGACAACATTAGCAAAACATTTGCATTACAACGTCCTTGCTACAGTCGTTTTACCACAGTTTTTGTGAATAAAATGTTCAATATCATTCCTTAAACATCCTGTGTTGTGTGCTTATTATTTTACCATCGATATGTGTTAGGCTATTTTGAGACcttaaagtggcaatcagcaaTTGAAACGATAGCAAAGCGTAGTCCCCTACCTGTTTGGGTAAAAAGCTgagagatggggctggagaattgtaaccactctcaaattcatagacagaactatggatgcaaggactgttTTAATAAAACAGTTTTATagttttaaacatgttttgaggctatttcgtttgtttacatttactttgtttacaaacactgGAGTCAAACAAGCTTATTTTTGGGGTGTGATGGGGGTACGACCGTTGAACTACTGTAAGTTCATGAGGAATTTATAAATTATGTTCTTCAAGAATcagtgggtacatatcattaatttctAAGTCCGAAAATGAATGTAccaactgctgattgcccattTAAGGAGCTACCATTCCAGCAGTACTCACTTTAATATTGTCTAACATTATATCACTCACTTTACTTTAGGTCATGCAAAAATATTTAACTAATGATTAGTACCTATATTAAACATATTATTAATGATCTAATGAATCATtctaaaaaatactttaaaagttGTTTATGAAACTGTAAATAACTAGCTTACTAACATTTGGAATAATACATGAATAAACTATTGACTAATCCATTATAAATGCTTCATTACAAGGTGTTATTATAAAGTGCTGCCCTAAAGGGTCTAGTTAGTGTCTACATAGATTGTGTGATAAAACTACTGCGTTATTAGATTGCTAGTGTGataaaactactgcagcataataGTGTCAAAAACTAGAGTTGCCGACAGCATGTTTTGCACTTACTGGTGTATACCATGAAAGTATACCGTGAACATGTGGTGTAACATGAGCCCTGATCCAAGGGTGTTTTTCTTGCTCATGtctttgaaaatgaaatgtaGTTCACAGTGTAATTGATGTTTTTCATGAAAACAATTTAATGAACACAATTGCCTGATGCTAATGTATCACGTCATGCCAAATACAACTGCAGGATTTGTAAGCTTATAATGCCACATATACTCAAGATCTGTCTAGTGCAAACTGTAAATGTTTTATGCTGTAACTGTTTATATATAATCTTAATTGCATTTTGACACATCCACATGCAGATCAGCCAGGCTGATAACTAATATTATCTTCTTATTTTGAATATTGTGAGAGATTAATACTTTACTATGTGCACAAACGCTGCTATGAATAGAATATAAAATACAGAAACAAAAATTATATCAGTGCATTTCAGTAATTAGATGTTTGATTTCTTAGTTTGTCATGCCCTTAGTTATAATAACTTCAATGATAAACACATTACATGTCATTCTTGTCATCCTGTGCGCTACCATTGATTTTGCTCATGTTAGGAGAGGTTGTACTACCATACTCATATCTGTTTGCGTCGGATACTTTCTGAGCAGCCTCTGTCGCATCATCAATCACTTGTTTCTCTGCTTGCTCTGTCTCCCGGTGGTAAAAATAGTTAAAGTTGGAGACGATAACAGGGACGGGTAAGGCGATGGTCAACACGCCGGCAATGGCGCAGAGAGTCCCCACCATTTTGCCTCCCAGAGTAGTAGGACACATGTCCCCGTATCCCACAGTGGTCATTGTCACCACAGCCCACCAGAACCCGTCAGGGATACTGACAAACTGTGTGTGGGGCTCGTCCACCTCAGCAAAATAGATGGCACTGGAGAAAAGTATGACTCCAATAAAGAGGAAGAAGATCAGCAGACCGAGCTCCCTCATACTAGCTTTCAGGGTTTGGCCCAGGATCTGAAGCCCCTTGGAGTGTCGCGAGAGCTTGAAGATTCGGAAGACTCGCACTAGACGGATGATGCGTAAGATGGCCAGTGACATGTTCTGGCTGGAGTTGATGTCTTCATCTGGCGTGGTCCACAGCTCTGTCACCATGGTTACAAAATAGGGGATTATAGAGACAATGTCAATGGTGTTCATAATGTTATGGAAGAAGTCACTTTTGCTCGGGCAGACCACAAAGCGTACACCAAGCTCAAAGCAGAACCAAATTATGCAGATAGTTTCCACAATGAAAAAGGGGTCTGTGAAATAGGCAAATAAGTTGTTTTGGACTGAAGCAGGTCCTTCCTGGGTTCCATTGAGACCCAGGGAAAAGGTGGTGATAAAGTCTACGTCATCACGGAACTCTGGAAGAGTTTCCAGGCAGAAAATGAAGATGGAGATGACAATGACAAAGACAGACACCAGGGCCACTGACCTAGCTGCACTGGAACTCTCTGGATACTCAAAAAGGAGCCAAAACTGCTTATGGACCTCATTGGTGGGCAACAGCGGCTCGGGTTCTGTTATGAACCCCTCAATTTCACGGAACTGTTCCATAGCTTCTTTTCCTAATTTGTAGAAAACAATCTCTTTTGCGAAAATCTCTAAGGGGACATTGGCCGGTCTTCGAATTTTGCCCCCAGACTGATAGAAGTACAAGATCCCATCGAAGCTTGGACGATTCCTGTCGAAAAAGTACTCGTTCTTCATTGGGTCGAAGTAGTACATCCTTTTTGCGGGGTCTCCTAGCAGGGTGTCTGGAAACTGTGATAAAGTTTTGAGTTGTGTCTCAAACATCATGCCTGAAATATTGATGACCACTTTCTGATTCCCGTCCTTCACTTCCAGCTTCTCCCCAAACAGGTCTTCTTCGTTGTCACGGCACTCCTGAACCAGCTGATTGAAGATGCTGTCAATCGGCGAGCCCTCACTGTTCATCAGGAGTTTGGAGTTGGACAGCAGACTGTTGCAGCTAGATTGTCCTTTAGCAGTCAGTGTAGGTGGTGTAGAGGGAGAAAACCCCTCAGGCCTGATCTGGTGCCCACGGTGCTGTGCCGAATTTGGTGACGTCACACGATTGGTGACTAGGTTTTGATCAGGCACCGCCTCTGAGGTGGGTGAAGTGGGGTAGCCCGAGTCACTGGGGTCGCCCATGTTGATGCCGATATCATCCATGTTCTCAAAGTTCACCAGTGGCACCTCCATCACTGTGCGTTTCTCAGGgcactcctctgttcctcagtgAGATGGGACTGGGGCGACGCCACAACCAGTCTGATGATCCTGCCACTGTCTCCTTATTCCCGAAGAGCATTCAGACAGGTGCATTCAACAGGGTGGTCTGATTTAAGATGCCATCTCCTTGTAATctgaaaaaaattaaataaaagtcTGCTTAGTTTCCATCCTCTGgctctgtttgtgtgtgaccGTAAACAAGACATCACTTTGTATCGTCATCTCTCAGCTCAATCTCCTAAAACAGGAGATCAGCTCTCCATCGCACTTCAGTCATAAATGACTCACAACTcaaaaaacaacatgtattttgATCATCAGAGTTTTACCTGGATGGTACATTTACATAGTCTTGATTATTTTTCATATCAATCGAACATGACAGAAAAGCAACTTGGGATGGATTAGTAGTGTTAGGACATTTATCTTTCCACTTGTCAGGTTTAGACAGGTAAACATATCCTTACTCAAGCTTTTAAATTGCGACCGCTGTCTCTACTTGACACCTAGGGCCTTGCACATGCAGAGAGAACCTCTTGGCTCACTTACAGATGCAGTAGCACTGCAGGCTTTGGCAGCAGGTTATAAACTGCACTTGATATCACATTGATCTTGATGAAATTTGAGGTCATATCGTTTCCACATTTCCACATTTCTTAGGGGTCAGCAAGTTTGCAagaatttattttgctcctttgcaccccagtatctctacttgcacactcatcttctgcacatctatcactccagtgtttaactgctatattgtaattatttcgccactatggcgtatttattgccttacctcccttatcctacctcatttgcacacactgtatatagactttttcctgttgtattattgactgtatgtttgcttattccatgtgtaactctgtgttgtttatgttgcactgctttgctttatcttggccaggtcgcagttgtaaatgagaacttgttctcaactagcctacctggttaaataaaggtgaaatatatatttttttaaataaaatataccTTGAATTTTATGAGTGTTTTCTGAAGTTAGTGTGAATCTACTCATtttgaatatactgtatgttactgttgAAAACATACCAAAAAGCTACCATTTACATGTATATAGTACCGCGGATGGCCTACGGCAGACCTTAACTGTATTTGTAAATTAATTTCCTATTGTTCAGAGTAGCTATTTTCACTTTGATGAAAAGGGATCAGAGAGAATAATAGACCGAGGTGAATAGCTTGCGCTACAAAACATTATAGAGAAAATTCTGAAGATATGAAAGCTCAGAGACATGTCAGATATTCCCTATGGacatgtgtgtgttagcgtgcatgtctgtctgtgtggattatgGGGGTCCAGACCACCTTAATCTCAGATGCAGTTTCATGACTTTTCCAAACCAAAAGCACACAAAACACTAAATCAAACACCATTCAATCCTTGATTAGAATTAAAAGGTTTTTGCTCTCAAAACAAGCCTTGCTGGTCACAAGTATGCATCATGTGTAAAACACTATGTGTAAAAATCACTATAAAAAGTGTTACCAAATCAGGTAACAGGACCCCATCCCACTACTAACTCCATCCCCATTAACACCACAGGtaaagaggaacacacacaccattaacacGTTTGAAGCTAACTGTGTACAGACGTCCGGAGCACTCACCAGCGTCCCCAGGTCTGAGCCTGAAGTTCTTttgaccgctctctctctctctctctctctctctctctctcctctccagatatCTGTGCTCCCGTGCTCCTTCTCCCTACCTCTGCTCATACAGCACGACAATCAGGATATCGGACTGTCTTGGGCTCTAGTAAAGCCTCTCATCTGGTAATCATACACCCAATCCGAAACTAGAGACTCCATTacggacacccacacacacactcacgtacgcacacacacacacgcacgcacacacgtgcacaagtgaacacacacacacacacacacacacacacacacacacacacacacacacacacacacacttactgtagTGGTGTGAATGTTGCGGGGGTCACCCCCACTTTGTCCTCCTCAGTCAGTGGGGTATTGTGATACTGAAGGTAGCTAGGGAGCCCTAGTATATTCCCCACTGTTGTGGAGCCATCAGAGATCAGTCTGACGCGGCAAGGGACGGTAGATCCTGAACTTACCACAGCTCCTGCAGAGTAAGCAGATGCCATAACACCTCAGGGGCCCATATCCAGTCCAACATCACTCTAAGGATTAGATCTTCCTGTCATACACCCTCCATACTCTTCCATTGTGTACCTGAGGACTCTATCCCCcatctctgcacacacacacacacacacacacacacacacacacacacacacacacacacacacacacaccttccgttcaaaagtttggggtcacttagaaatgtccttgtttttgaaagaaaagcacatttttttgtccattaaaataacatcaaattgatcagaaatacagtgtagacattgttaatcttGTAAATgagtattgtagctggaaactgctgattgttttatggaatatctacataggcatacagaggcccattatcagcaaccatcactcctgtgttccaatagcacgttgtgttagctaatccaagtttatcattttaaaagtctaattgataattagaaaacccttcctctgtccagtgtctgtgttcttttgcctatattaatcttttatttttattggccagtctgagatatggcttttctttgcaattctgcctagaaggccagcatcccagtcgcctcttcactgttgacattgagactgctGTTGAGACTGCTGAACTCAAGGCCTTTTGCCCCCAAGCCGACATCACGATGGCTCTCAAGGAACTagactggactttgtgcaaactggaaaaccgcatatcctgaggcagcatttattgtagctggggactttaataaagGAAATCTGAGGAAAACGCTCCCGAAATTCGATCAACATATCTCCTGTGCTACACGCGAAGAGAACACGCTTGACCATTGTTACTCTTCCGTCTTCGAATCGGTTCACgcctccattctgctcctccccacttataggcagaaacttaagTAGGAAGCACCcgtggtaaggactgttcaaTGTTGTTCTGACCAATCCAATCCagtgcttcaagattgttttgatcatgcgggCTGGGAAATGTTCTGGGTCAACTCTGGGAATAGTATCGATTCATGCACTTACTctgtgactgggttcatcaggaagtgcatagaggatgttgttcctaaAGTGAcgacgtggatagatggcagcattggtgcaaaactgaaagcgtgaaccaccttATTTAACCactgcaaggtgactgggaacatggccGTGTACAAACAGACAAGCTATGACCTCCATAGGGCAATCAAAGAGGCAAAATTACattacagggacaaagtggagttgtaATTCAATGACTCAGACACGAGAtgcatgtggcagggactccagacaatcacggattataaagggaaagccaTCAACGTTGTGGACACTGACGGACTTAACCAGGCTCTcggctaaacaccttcttcgcccccTTCGAAGAAAACAACACGGTGGCACCGACGTGGCCCCCCCGCCGTTCACGAGGACTGTGTGCTCCCGATCTCATGTGGCCGACGTGGGAAATACTTTGCAGCTGGTTATCCCTCGCAAGGCTTCCGGCCCCAACGGCATCCCAAtctgcatcctcagagcatgtgcagactggcttgctggagtgtttatggacatattcaatctctccctatccccgtctgttgtccccacttgcttcgaAATGTCTTCCATTGTTCCTGTAGCCAAGAaaatcatgaagtactttgagatGCTAGTTAGGATCATATCCCCTCCagttacctgacaccctagacgcACTACAATTTgaatactgccccaacagatccacggacaccgcaatcaccattgcactgcacactgccccccACCTGGACAATAAGAAATacgtaagaatgctattcattgactacagttcagccttTCAAGTTCATCACTAAGTTCAGGTCCCTGTGTCTGAACCCCTCCTTGTacaactgggtcctagacttcctgacgggccaacctcaggtggtgaaggtaggcaacaactcctccaccacactgatcctcaacatgggtgCTCCACAggagtgtgtgctcagccccctcctttctgatggcacaacaatggtaggcctgattaccaacaacaacaacaataacctcACCCTAAACGTCAataaaacgaaggagctgatcttgGACTACAAAAGACAGCAGAGAGAGTATGCCCCCATCCACTTTGACGGGCTGCAGTGGAGATGGTCAAAAGcttctcaggaggctgaagaaatttggcttggcccctaagaccctcacaaacttctacagatgcaccatcaagagcatcctgttgggctataTTACCACATGGTGCGGCaattgcaccgcccgcaaccgcaggactCTCCAGTGGGTAGTGCGGTTAGCCCAACGCATCAACAGGGGCacgctgcctgccctccaggacacctacaacatcCGGTGTCACAGGAGGCCAAGAAGAACATCAAGGAATTTAGACACTTGAGCcaaggcctgttcaccccgctaccatctagaaggcggagacagcacaggtgcatcaaagatggaactgagagactgataaacagcttctatctccgggccatcagactgttaaacagtcaccactagccaccctctgcccagtaccctgccctgaacctcagacactgtcactagccagctaccacccggtactctaacctgcaccttagagactgctgccccttAGGAAGCTAATTTCCTAAAATTCGATCCATTTTGCGATGGGGTTTTGTACTcctgtatttaaatactgtattcttgaCATAGCTCATTCTAATATATTCATATTTTACTTCTTGACATAGCTCACTCTATCTACtgttgtacatatcattcttagtatacagtatattgtgtAAATGAATCTGGTGTATATACTtatagattgcatttggattactgttacagtgctatttgggttgttaattggattactgttacagtgctatttgggttgttaattggattacggttacagtgctatttgggttgttaattggattactgttacagtgctgtttgggttgttaattggattactgttacagtgctattttggttgttaattggattactgttacagtgctatttgggttgttaattggattactgttacagtgctgtttgggttgttaattggattaCTGTTACAATGCTATTTGGATTGTTCATTGGATTACTGTTACATTGCTTTTTGGGGTGTTAATTGGATTACTGTTACATTGATATTTGGGTGGTTATTTGAATTAGTTCATTTCTTGATTTCttgttgtttatttttattttgtattatttgtgtacttgtttgacattatactgcattgttaggagctagtaaaataagcattttgctgcacccgctataacatctgctaaactgtgtacgcgaccaataaactttgatttcatTTTAGCACGTCCACATTGCATGCCAGCGAGCAAGgctttgtcaaattaacaaaacGGCTGCTCTGTCACAACGCTCTGCAGCGAGCCAAAGGAGAAAGGACATGAAATCTACAGCACGGCTACATCCATCTCCATGCTGAATTGCTGATTCCTTAGAAGGAAAGAAAAAAGCTTCCAATGAAAGTTAATCAAGTGAGAAGGACGGCCAACTTGGCAACACCACAAGGCTATTGTGTTACACAGAGAGCCGATTATCCATATAGTCGGAATAGATTCCCCCATCTAGTCTACCTGTCAGCTTGGTCCAGCCTGGGATTTCTGTCTCCTTGAAAACTGCGGGAATAGAGGAGTGGAGAGTGGTTCCCAAGGTCAAGCAAACCTTCAAGGCCCGCCAATCCCTCTTGGGCTTTCTCCATGCCctccgcacgcacgcacgcacgcacgcacgcacgcacgcacgcacgcacgcacgcacgcagtgCTGAGGCATCACGCTTTTCCACAGGGATGTGTTTTTACTATGTCAttgaggcaggcaggcgggctgtTGAAGCAGCGGCTGCCAGTTAAACACTGCACACATAAACAGAGGAGACGGAGTGAGTGAGAAACACTTGTCTGAGTCTAATCAATGCATTACCAGCATAGTGATTTGTGACTGTGAGATAGAgaaagcgagagggggagagagaaggaaagagtgagagagacagagcgagagggaaagaggtaaaaaagagggggtgagagggaaCTAGAAAGAGAGGGCAGAGTGAAAGAAGGGGACAGAAGGGAGATGATCAGGGAGGCAGCATACAGCAGCTAGCTACTACAGTGTCAGAGTGCCACTCTCTCCCTGGTCTTTAGCTACTGCAGCAGCATACCACTGCTGCCTTCTcattgaagctaagcagggttggttctGGTCATCCCtgaatgggagaccagatgctgctagaAGTGATGTTGAAGGGCCAGTATTAAGCACTATTTCTTctagttataaaaaaaatatcctaaTGGCCCAggccagtgattggggacattgccctgtgtagggtgctgttaAATGGGTGTTATGACTCTAAGTGTTAACTAAAGATCCCATAGCACTTATTGTaaaagtaggggtgttaaccctggagTCCTGTCTAAATTCCCATTCTGGCCCTCATACAATCTTGGCCACCTACAGTAGTCATCCCCAGCtttcaattggctcattcatccactTCCCTGTAAttgttccccaggttgttgctgtaaatgagaatgtgttcttatTCAGCTTactgggtaaaataaaaaaaagtgccACTCTTTTCCTGTTCGCAGGTCTCTAGCTACTGCAGTGTCACTCTCTCCCTGGTATCATGATCCCAGTGTTGCTCATCTGATCCCCCTCTCAGTGACACTATCCCCTTAACTGTGAACATGGACACTGTTTACGTAGCACTTTTTCACTCACCCATGCGTGTAATGAATATGCTGGGGCTGCTTATACTCTATGTGTCTGCCAGCACACTGCATGCCTAATTGCCTACGCCGATCATGCATGTAGCATGACATGGAAAATGTTAAAGAAATCTAGTTGAAATGGGAAGGTGAAATCAATCAGCTTTCCATTCATGAATGTTGATAGGTCCAGAGTTGCAGGAAACTTCGCTCGGGGTATACAGTATCCACAAACAGTTTTTTGGGGGTTCAGCAGACAGTCAGGTTGAACATGATATGTCATTGAGGCGCGTGTCTCATCATCCAGAACACATGATCTAGACATTCTATCTAAACGTTCCATAATACGCTCATCCATTAGGCCCGGAAGGATTTCAAAGTGTACGTCAGGTAGAACGCTCCTCTGGTTATTCCAATCTACGTGTGTAATACTATGCCCCTAGTTTTATCAGTCAAGTAATCCTATAGCTCAGAAGACACCTATCTCAGTGGCGACTTCAAACACGGGAGAAATGTTTGGCTAGGGCCAGGAGGGTAGGAGGGCTGTCGTAGGTCCTGCCCCCTTCAGAGGTGAACAGCTCTGGGTCCgagtgaggtcagaggtcagaggtcagagtgaGGCCTTCAGGCAATCCGAATGCATTTCCACCCATAAGAGAAATTGTCCAGGATCATTGTGAGATAATAATAAGCAGCCTGTTCTCTTGCTAATAGAGCATTTGTTTGCTAGCGGTATTTGACCACTGTGGTCAGTGGGATGAAAGTGCAGATTGAGTGAAAAGACAATGTGACGTGGAATTAGGTATGTTGGGGGATGGCAGTGCATGCAAATACCCTGAGCTCACAATCTGCAAGTTGCATTGGTCGAATCCAGCCGTACCTTTAGTTTTGGTGTGTTTTAGTTTTTCCTATCTAGCCCTATTTTTGTTAATACGTACTAACTTCTATCTCTTCACCCAAACCCACTTACTAACTCCTAACACCTCACCTTAACCCAGTAACTAACCCCTAGCACCTCACCTTAACCCAgtaactaacccctaacacctcaccttaacccagtaactaacccctaacacctcaccttAACCCAGTAACTAACCCCTAGCACCTCACCTTAACCCAgtaactaacccctaacacctcaccttaacccagtaactaacccctaacacctcaccttAACCCAGTAACTAACCCCTAGCACCTCACCTTAACCCAgtaactaacccctaacacctcaccttaacccagtaactaacccctaacacctcaccttAACCCAGTAACTAACCCCTAGCACCTCACCTTAACCCAgtaactaacccctaacacctcaccttaacccagtaactaacccctaacacctcaccttAACTCAgtaactaacccctaacacctcaccttaacccagtaactaacccctaacacctcacctaAACCCAgtaactaacccctaacacctcaccttaacccagtaactaacccctaacacctcaccttaacccagtaactaacccctaacacctcaccttAACCCAGTAACTAACCCCTAGCACCTCACCTTAACCCAgtaactaacccctaacacctcaccttaacccagtaactaacccctaacacctcaccttaacccagtaactaacccctaacacctcaccttaacccagtaactaacccctaacacctcaccttaacccagtaactaacccctaacacctcaccttaacccagtaactaacccctaacacctcaccttaacccagtaactaacccctaacacctcaccttAATCCAgtaactaacccctaacacctcaccttaacccagtaactaacccctaacacctcaccttaacccagtaactaacccctaacacctcaccttAACTCAgtaactaacccctaacacctcaccttaacccagtaactaacccctaacacctcacctaAACCCAgtaactaacccctaacacctcaccttaacccagtaactaacccctaacacctcaccttaacccagtaactaacccctaacacctcacATTAACCCAgtaactaacccctaacacctcaccttaacccagtaactaacccctaacacctcaccttAACCCAGTAACTAACCCCTAATACCTCACCTTAACCCAgtaactaacccctaacacctcacATTAACCCAgtaactaacccctaacacctcaccttaacccagtaactaacccctaaccactcaAATTACCTGGCAGCTTTAAGTTTCATGTGACCATTTGGTTATTGTTTTGGAGGGAGATGCTCCTTGTTTAGTTTCAGTTACAAAATGTATGTGATTGCAGTTTGTTGGGCAAACCACAGGGGACAGAAACCTTGGGCCATGCACCGTAATTTGATGTGCAAAAACTGCCAGGTTCCAGTGTGACCCTCGCTGTTATATTTAGACAGTCCTAACTCATCAGGGACAAGGAGGTGTTTGGCCAGTGTGTTGCTGTGTGGATTCTACCCCATTACGGAGATTATGCAACGTGTAGCAGATCAGGGATATAAGCCCTGGGGATCACTCTCATAGATGAACACTAGTGACTAAAGATTGCAGACTTAATTGAAATGTCTGGATTGTTTCCAGCTCACTAATACAATGGAATGGAGGGGGTTCTGCATGTCTAGGCCAACTACCGGGATGAGAAAGTCAAATCTCATACAGTCTTAAGACCAACGAACCACTGCAATTTAGCAACACATGTCCAGTCATTCTGTGACAAGACTATTCCATTCACATTCTGATTTAATAAACCCAAATATTCAATATAAACAGGGAAGATTGATTACAAATATGGTGCACAGGAGACTCATCCTTAGAAGGCGGATGATCAAATTCCTCTCCATCGCAGacatagagaaataaaaaatACGCCAACAAccctgtagagaggagagatgtcATCCACCACCCACTATTTCTAATCAACATTCCTCACCACGCGGGTAACACAGTCTATGGTCACAGGTAGTGTGATTTCTTTCAATACCTCTGGCGTCACATTCTCACTCTCGCTCAttcctccatctacagtatcttCCATTCTATAATTCAAATGGACCTGCAATACTGTGGTTTACTAGACACAGGTTGGATGGATTCAAGTAGCTATACAGACTCCATTTTGGTTGTGATCTTCTGCCCTGAAACAAAAGCCGTGAGGGCTAGGTGAGAGGTAGTCACTATACAGCAGTTATTG
The sequence above is drawn from the Salmo salar chromosome ssa22, Ssal_v3.1, whole genome shotgun sequence genome and encodes:
- the LOC106582604 gene encoding potassium voltage-gated channel subfamily A member 10-like, whose translation is MEVPLVNFENMDDIGINMGDPSDSGYPTSPTSEAVPDQNLVTNRVTSPNSAQHRGHQIRPEGFSPSTPPTLTAKGQSSCNSLLSNSKLLMNSEGSPIDSIFNQLVQECRDNEEDLFGEKLEVKDGNQKVVINISGMMFETQLKTLSQFPDTLLGDPAKRMYYFDPMKNEYFFDRNRPSFDGILYFYQSGGKIRRPANVPLEIFAKEIVFYKLGKEAMEQFREIEGFITEPEPLLPTNEVHKQFWLLFEYPESSSAARSVALVSVFVIVISIFIFCLETLPEFRDDVDFITTFSLGLNGTQEGPASVQNNLFAYFTDPFFIVETICIIWFCFELGVRFVVCPSKSDFFHNIMNTIDIVSIIPYFVTMVTELWTTPDEDINSSQNMSLAILRIIRLVRVFRIFKLSRHSKGLQILGQTLKASMRELGLLIFFLFIGVILFSSAIYFAEVDEPHTQFVSIPDGFWWAVVTMTTVGYGDMCPTTLGGKMVGTLCAIAGVLTIALPVPVIVSNFNYFYHRETEQAEKQVIDDATEAAQKVSDANRYEYGSTTSPNMSKINGSAQDDKNDM